The Brassica napus cultivar Da-Ae chromosome C7, Da-Ae, whole genome shotgun sequence genome has a segment encoding these proteins:
- the LOC106417398 gene encoding disease resistance-like protein CSA1 produces the protein MNHRIKQLQEMIDFNCDQTQIVGIVGMPGIGKTTLAEEYFERSNDRYSFNKIISDIRERGHHHLECKLLEGQKLNDEAIIFSKKSFLVLDDVSQKKHIEFLLQNRRRIKKGSKIVITTRDKSSIAEFSPEIYVVPPLNDTVAWQLFNDHAFKGGASSTKGNFPKLTQKFVDYAGGNPRALEELGKELNGKDEAEWVTRLENLPYQCNSIIKKELKISYEELTEQQKDAFLDIACFFRSEEENYVKCLLDSECGDVVKKLAEIFFICISGGKIEMHNLLCAFGKELRSGERMCDHRKTTTILRDAVQQETKDVRGIFLDTCTETKGISVDSKRFTEKFNPMNLRYLKIYDSLCPENCKVYLPDGLEFPFENIRYLHWENIELKELPSDFNPKNLIDLRLPYNRKIERVWGAVKELPLLKWVDLSHSTKLTDLSALSKAYDLRRLNLKGCTSLDKLPEEMGNMKQLVFLNLRGCTTLSTLPERLNLISLKTIILSDNLEFLHLDGTIISTLPPTIQNFKKLVLLNLKNCTMLESLPDCLNKLKALEELTLSGCSRLRNFPKIKETMENLQILLLDGTSVEKPLQEPLQMNGLSMLRRLCLSRNDMIKSPQPCISELYNLQWMDLRYCTHLTSLLTLPPNLQYLNAHGCISLKTVASPLALHLPTEKGPSSFIFTNCEKLEHVAKNEIICYAHNKTRISSDALNRHNKGLAFETLAATCFPGSVVPAWFDNKASGAVLERELPPYLRDNGFVGIALCAVVSFKNYKIQNNNFMLKCICELNNAETSSSFFNFHIGDLSETDNQQQCTIKSTHVFIGFTSLFNGEMRRVPTKASIKFEVTDGTSEDEKCEVMVLQATLTLSWSPQKRLLHLVPI, from the exons ATGAATCACCGCATAAAGCAACTGCAAGAAATGATAGATTTTAATTGCGACCAAACTCAAATTGTTGGAATTGTCGGGATGCCTGGGATTGGTAAAACCACTCTAGCTGAAGAATATTTTGAAAGGTCAAATGATAGGTATTCGTTTAACAAGATTATCTCGGACATTCGTGAGAGAGGGCATCATCATCTGGAGTGCAAGCTTCTGGAAGGTCAAAAGTTAAATGACGAGGCTATCATTTTCTCAAAGAAAAGTTTTCTTGTTTTGGATGATGTGAGCCAGAAGAAGCACATAGAGTTTTTACTCCAAAACAGAAGACGGATTAAGAAGGGAAGCAAGATTGTCATTACAACGCGTGACAAGTCATCGATAGCAGAATTCTCTCCCGAAATTTATGTTGTCCCTCCCTTGAACGATACAGTTGCCTGGCAGCTCTTTAATGATCATGCCTTTAAAGGTGGAGCCTCTAGCACCAAGGGAAACTTCCCCAAGCTGACCCAAAAGTTTGTGGATTATGCTGGAGGCAATCCACGAGCCCTCGAGGAACTTGGAAAGGAGCTTAATGGGAAAGACGAGGCTGAATGGGTGACGAGACTAGAGAACCTGCCATACCAGTGCAATAGTATTATCAAAAAAGAGTTGAAAATCAGTTATGAAGAACTCACTGAGCAGCAGAAGGATGCGTTTCTCGACATAGCTTGTTTCTTCAGATCAGAGGAAGAAAATTATGTAAAGTGTTTATTGGATTCTGAATGTGGTGATGTTGTTAAAAAGCTTGctgaaatttttttcatttgtatCTCTGGGGGAAAAATAGAGATGCACAATCTACTCTGTGCATTTGGCAAAGAGCTTAGGTCGGGGGAAAGAATGTGTGATCATAGGAAAACTACTACAATTCTAAGAGATGCCGTTCAGCAG GAAACAAAAGATGTGAGAGGTATTTTTCTAGACACATGCACAGAAACAAAAGGGATATCAGTAGACAGTAAAAGATTTACCGAAAAGTTCAACCCGATGAATCTGCGGTACCTCAAAATCTATGACTCTCTTTGTCCAGAGAACTGTAAAGTATACTTGCCCGACGGACTTGAGTTTCCCTTCGAAAATATTCGATATCTTCACTGGGAGAACATTGAACTGAAGGAGCTTCCATCAGATTTCAACCCAAAAAATCTTATTGATCTTAGGCTGCCTTATAATAGGAAGATTGAACGTGTTTGGGGAGCTGTTAAG GAATTGCCCCTGTTGAAATGGGTGGATCTAAGCCATTCAACTAAGTTGACTGACCTGTCAGCATTGTCGAAGGCATATGATCTTCGAAGACTTAATCTTAAAGGCTGCACAAGTCTGGATAAGTTGCCAGAAGAGATGGGAAATATGAAGCAACTTGTTTTCCTGAACCTCAGAGGATGCACAACACTCTCAACTCTACCAGAAAGACTGAACTTGATCTCTCTCAAGACCATCATCCTCAGTG ATAATCTTGAGTTTCTTCATTTAGATGGAACTATTATCTCCACTCTCCCTCCAACCATCCAGAACTTCAAGAAACTTGTGTTGTTGAACTTGAAAAACTGCACAATGTTGGAGTCTCTCCCGGATTGTCTCAACAAGCTGAAGGCTCTTGAAGAACTTACGCTCTCTGGTTGTTCAAGGCTTAGGAATTTTCCTAAAATTAAGGAGACCATGGAAAATCTACAGATTTTACTACTTGATGGGACCTCAGTTGAAAAGCCACTTCAAGAGCCACTCCAGATGAATGGCCTGTCCATGTTGCGGCGTCTATGCTTAAGCAGGAATGATATGATCAAAAGCCCGCAACCTTGCATCAGCGAACTATATAACTTGCAATGGATGGACTTGAGGTATTGCACGCATCTCACATCACTTTTAACGCTGCCACCCAATCTTCAGTACTTAAATGCACATGGTTGCATCTCGCTAAAAACAGTAGCGAGTCCTTTAGCTCTACATTTGCCAACGGAGAAGGGTCCTTCCTCATTTATCTTCACCAACTGCGAGAAACTGGAGCACGTCGccaaaaatgaaataatatgcTATGCTCACAATAAGACCCGGATCTCATCAGATGCTTTGAATCGCCACAACAAG GGTCTTGCTTTTGAAACTTTGGCTGCCACTTGCTTTCCTGGAAGTGTAGTTCCTGCATGGTTCGACAACAAAGCTTCTGGAGCAGTGTTAGAGCGAGAGCTGCCTCCATATCTGCGTGACAATGGGTTTGTTGGCATAGCTCTATGTGCCGTTGTCTCAtttaaaaactacaaaatcCAGAACAACAACTTCATGTTAAAATGCATATGCGAGTTGAACAATGCCGAGACGTCTTCTAGCTTCTTCAATTTCCATATCGGAGATTTATCCGAGACAGACAATCAACAACAATGCACGATCAAGTCTACCCACGTCTTTATTGGTTTCACCAGCTTGTTCAACGGTGAGATGAGGCGTGTTCCTACTAAAGCCTCCATCAAATTTGAAGTCACAGATGGTACTTCTGAGGATGAAAAATGTGAGGTGATGGTACTCCAAGCAACTCTCACACTTTCTTGGTCTCCTCAAAAGAGACTCCTTCATCTAGTTCCAATCTAG